GTATTAGTCTTTTAGGAGCCCTTTTATTAGTAGGTCTTTTGGCTGATAAAGTTTTTTTATTAAAAATAGATCAATTTAGTGGGGTTAAATTGGCACATTTACTGCCTTTATTAATTCTTTCCTTTTGGTTTTTTCTTAAGGAATATCAAGGGAAAAATCCGCGGGAAATTTTAAAAGAGCCTGTGTTAGTCGGTCATGTCCTTATTGGTGCTTTTGTTTTGGTAATTATGGTGATTTATTTATTGCGTACTGGTAATAGTGTTCCCGAATTGGTTAGTAGTTGGGAAATTAAATTACGGGAAGGCTTAGGGGCATTATTAAAGGTTAGACCGCGAACTAAAGAGTTTTTGTTGGGACATCCTTTGATGTTTTTGCTTTTATATTTTGGTTATGCTCAAAAACGTTTACCTTTACTTCTTTTGGGAATCATTGGACAAATCTCTGTAGTTAATACATATGCTCATTTGCATACCCCTTTAAGAATATCTTTAATACGTACTTTTCATGGTTTGTGGTTAGGAATTTTACTAGGTATAATCTATTTATTAATTATTAAAGGTAGTGTTTTGAGGAGGCCGCGTGATGGCTAAAATCGTTTTTTCCGGTTATTTTGGTTTTAATAATGCTGGTGATGAAGCCATTTTATTTGCCATGCTGCGTGCTTGGCGGCAGTTAAAGCCGGAGGCGGAATTAATCGTACTTTCTCGTGATCCGGAAAAAACGGCAAAACAGTACGCTGCTTGGGAAGTAAAAGCTGTTAATCGCTGGCGAATAGTTGAGGTCTTAAAAACTTTGGCTAGTGCCGATCTATTGATTAGTGGTGGTGGTTCTTTACTACAAGATGTAACTAGTAATAATAGTCCTTTATATTATTTGGGTATTATTTTTTTAGCTAATCTTTTAGATGTACCGGTAATGGTTTATGCTCAAGGTGTGGGCCCACTGCGGAAAAAGAGAAATAGGCGTTTAAGTGCCTGGTTATTAAATAAAGCGGCTTTAATTACGGTGCGCGACCAAGAATCAGCTGCTGATTTAAAGGAAATGGGAGTTAAAGGGGAAATTATTGTTACAGCTGATCCGGTGCTTAGTTTGAAAAAAACAGATTTCCCCCCTAAAGTAGGGGCGGAAATTTTAAAGCGTTATCATCTAGAACCTGATCAAGAAGGAAAGTTATTAGGGGTTTATTTGCGTCCATGGGGTAAAAATAGTTATTTACCTGCTCTGGCCGAGGCCTTGGGTGAGATGCACCAACAGGGTTGGCAAATTGTTTTAATACCCATGCAGTTCCCAGGTGATATTGCTATAGCCAGGGAAATTAGCCGTTTATTAGGTAATGAGAACTTAACTTTGTTAAGGGAAAATTATACTGTGGGGGAATTACTGGCTTTGATCGGTAATTTGGATTTGGTTCTCGGTATGAGATTACATGCATTGATTATGGCAGCTGTGATGGGAGTTCCTATGGTGG
Above is a window of Clostridia bacterium DNA encoding:
- the csaB gene encoding polysaccharide pyruvyl transferase CsaB; its protein translation is MAKIVFSGYFGFNNAGDEAILFAMLRAWRQLKPEAELIVLSRDPEKTAKQYAAWEVKAVNRWRIVEVLKTLASADLLISGGGSLLQDVTSNNSPLYYLGIIFLANLLDVPVMVYAQGVGPLRKKRNRRLSAWLLNKAALITVRDQESAADLKEMGVKGEIIVTADPVLSLKKTDFPPKVGAEILKRYHLEPDQEGKLLGVYLRPWGKNSYLPALAEALGEMHQQGWQIVLIPMQFPGDIAIAREISRLLGNENLTLLRENYTVGELLALIGNLDLVLGMRLHALIMAAVMGVPMVGLAYDPKIDRFLRQSGQIPLLSVNNLEAQALVEVLTWVVERKEEIKSEIEKRTAEMYQRAWRTARLALELLENTASEEEER